From the Clupea harengus chromosome 15, Ch_v2.0.2, whole genome shotgun sequence genome, one window contains:
- the pum2 gene encoding pumilio homolog 2 isoform X7 → MSVPCSILGMNDVAWQETRGGMLHTNGAPETVGVRVHSGASLAAVSVQGPGGTHPLQGMDRGTNPTPGTPQPPLSGRSQDDATVGYFFQRQPGEQLGGCTTSKHRWPTGDGNHVDQVRAQDEMNYDFQALALESRGMGELLPAKKLWESDELPKDGRKGMLLGEEWRENAWGSSHHSVSQPIMVQRRPGQGFHGNGDANSVLSPRSEGGGLGVSMVEYVLSSSPGDKMDGRYRNGGFGGGDGDPDGREKGDPIDKTSPFEEDKSAEMKVGEEGDSKSNGRGLLNGMDRDCKDFNPTPGSRQASPTEAVERMGPSQSGLEMMSQHHALQAAAAAAQAAANAAAAAAAAAAYKPPQQQEDVQGQEQQGLGGMEQQGGVEALQFDYAGNQIQVDSSGTPVGLFDYNSGQQLFQRSNHLTVQQLTAAQQQQYALAAAQQSHLGLAPAFVPNPYIINAPPGADPYTAAGLAAAATLAGPTVVPPQYYGVPWGVYPANLFQQQAAAAANHNANQQANNQGQPGQQQVMRAGNNQRPLTPGQGGQSQQESLAAAAAANPALAFASMPGYQVLAPAAYYDQNGALVMGPGVGRSGQVRLVQTPLLINPAAAQAAAAASASGSGNNMSGPGNGLYRSMGCQQPQQQQQQQQQQQQQQQQLPPSSGLPSSSFYGSGTPTSQSSSLFSHTSPAQQQQPPPSSSLGFSGTGGSLGVGLGSALGGFGSSVGSSSNSSVSRRDSLLPSSDLYKRGGGSSLTPIGQPFYNSLGYSSSPSPIGLTPGHSPLTPPPSLPSSHGSSSSLPLGGLTNGSGRYISAAPGAEAKYRSTGGSASSLFSSSSQLFPPSSRPRYSRSDVMPSGRSRLLEDFRNNRFPNLQLRDLPGHMVEFSQDQHGSRFIQQKLERATPAERQMVFGEILQAAYQLMTDVFGNYVIQKFFEFGSADQKLALATRIRGHVLPLALQMYGCRVIQKALESISSDQQVISDIVRELDGHVLKCVKDQNGNHVVQKCIECVQPQALQFIIDAFQGQVFVLSTHPYGCRVIQRILEHCTQEQTLPILEELHQHSEQLGQDQYGNYVIQHVLEHGRPEDKSKIVAEVRGKVLALSQHKFASNVVEKCVIHSSRAERALLIDEVCCQKDGPHSALYTMMKDQYANYVVQRMIDMAEPAQRKIIMHKIRPHIATLRKYTYGKHILAKLEKYYMKSGSDLGPIGGPTNGLM, encoded by the exons CGCTGGCCCACTGGGGATGGCAACCATGTCGATCAG GTGCGTGCTCAGGATGAGATGAACTACGATTTCCAGGCCCTGGCTCTAGAGTCTCGTGGGATGGGCGAG ctgcTGCCAGCTAAAAAGCTGTGGGAATCGGACGAGCTGCCCAAAGATGGAAGGAAAGGGATGCTCCtgggagaagagtggagagagaacgCTTGGGGATCCTCCC ACCACTCCGTATCACAGCCCATCATGGTGCAGAGGCGACCTGGCCAGGGTTTCCACGGGAACGGTGATGCCAACTCGGTGCTGTCCCCGCGCTCGGAGGGCGGCGGCCTGGGTGTCAGCATGGTGGAGTACGTGCTCAGCTCCTCCCCCGGTGACAAGATGGACGGACGCTACCGCAACGGAGGCTTC ggCGGAGGAGACGGGGACCCGGACGGCCGAGAGAAGGGTGACCCCATAGACAAAACATCCCCGTTTGAGGAAGACAAGAGTGCTGAGATGAAAGTGGGCGAGGAGGGCGACTCCAAGTCCAACGGGAGAGGCCTACTCAACGGCATGGACCGCGACTGCAAAGACTTCAA CCCCACCCCTGGTAGCCGACAGGCCTCCCCCACCGAGGCCGTGGAGCGCATGGGCCCGAGCCAGAGCGGGCTGGAGATGATGAGCCAGCACCATGCGCTGCAGGCCGCGGCCGCAGCCGCTCAGGCCGCCGCCAACGCTGCAGCAGCCGCGGCCGCTGCCGCAGCCTACAAGCCCCCCCAGCAACAAGAGGACGTCCAGGGCCAGGAGCAACAGGGGCTGGGCGGCATGGAGCAGCAGGGCGGCGTGGAGGCGCTGCAGTTCGACTATGCCGGCAACCAGATCCAGGTGGACTCCTCCGGCACCCCCGTGGGCCTGTTCGACTACAACTCGGGCCAGCAG CTGTTCCAGAGATCCAACCACCTGACTGTCCAGCAGCTGAccgcagcccagcagcagcagtacgCCCTGGCCGCTGCTCAACAATCACACCTCG gcctTGCTCCAGCGTTCGTGCCAAACCCTTACATCATTAATGCTCCGCCTGGTGCTGATCCCTACACCGCTGCTGGCCTGGCCGCAGCTGCCACACTCGCAG GTCCTACAGTCGTGCCGCCACAGTACTATGGAGTTCCATGGGGTGTGTACCCAGCCAACCTTTTCCAACAACAGGCTGCAGCAGCTGCCAATCACAATGCTAACCAACAGGCTAACAATCAAGGACAGCCTGGACAGCAACAG gTGATGCGTGCAGGAAACAACCAGCGCCCTCTGACCCCAGGCCAAGGTGGGCAGAGCCAGCAGGAGTCTCTGGCAGCCGCGGCGGCGGCCAATCCTGCCCTGGCCTTCGCCAGCATGCCAG GCTACCAGGTTCTGGCTCCAGCAGCCTACTACGACCAGAACGGGGCGCTGGTGATGGGTCCTGGAGTGGGCCGGAGTGGACAGGTCCGGCTGGTGCAGACCCCCCTCCTGATCAACCCGGCCGCTGCTCAGGCCG ccGCAGCGGCGTCCGCCTCTGGCTCCGGCAACAACATGTCAGGCCCGGGCAACGGCCTGTACCGCTCCATGGGCTGCCAGCAGccccagcaacagcagcagcaacagcagcagcagcagcagcagcaacaacagctgCCCCCCTCCAGCGGCCTGCCCTCCAGCTCCTTCTACGGCTCCGGCACGCCCACCTCCCAGAGCAGCTCGCTCTTCTCCCACACCTCGCccgcgcagcagcagcagcccccgcCCAGCTCCTCGCTGGGCTTCAGCGGCACCGGGGGTTCGCTGGGGGTGGGCCTGGGCTCAGCGCTGGGCGGGTTCGGATCCTCAG tGGGCAGCTCTAGCAACAGCAGCGTGTCTCGCCGCGACTCCCTGCTGCCCAGCTCTGACCTCTACAAgcgcggcggcggcagcagcctGACCCCCATTGGCCAGCCCTTCTACAACAGCCTTGGCTACTCCTCCTCACCCAGCCCCATCGGCCTGACCCCGGGACACTCCCCGCTCACCCCGCCACCCTCCCTGCCGTCCTCCCACGggtcctcctccagcctccccCTGG GTGGTCTGACCAACGGCAGCGGGCGTTACATTTCCGCGGCCCCGGGGGCGGAGGCCAAGTACCGCAGCACGGGCGGCAGTGCCTCCAGCCTCTTCAGCTCCAGCAGTCAGCTGTTCCCGCCCTCGTCGCGGCCGCGCTACAGCCGCTCGGACGTCATGCCGTCCGGCCGCAGCCGCCTGCTCGAGGACTTCCGCAACAACCGTTTCCCCAACCTTCAGCTGCGCGACCTGCCCGGCCACATGGTGGAGTTCTCCCAGGACCAGCACGGCTCCAG GTTTATCCAGCAGAAGCTGGAGCGCGCCACCCCAGCGGAGAGGCAGATGGTGTTCGGTGAGATCCTGCAGGCCGCCTACCAGCTCATGACTGACGTCTTTGGGAACTACGTCATCCAGAAGTTCTTTGAG TTTGGCAGTGCGGATCAGAAGCTCGCGCTGGCGACGCGTATCCGTGGGCACGTGCTGCCCCTTGCCCTGCAGATGTATGGCTGCCGCGTCATCCAGAAGGCCCTGGAATCCATCTCCTCCGACCAGCAGGTAATT AGTGACATTGTGCGAGAGCTGGATGGCCACGTGCTCAAGTGTGTGAAAGACCAGAACGGAAACCATGTGGTGCAGAAGTGCATCGAGTGTGTGCAGCCCCAAGCTCTGCAGTTCATTATTGACGCCTTCCAGGGACAG gtTTTTGTGCTGTCCACCCACCCGTATGGCTGCAGGGTGATCCAGCGCATTCTGGAGCACTGCACCCAGGAGCAGACCCTGCCCATCCTGGAGGAGCTGCACCAGCACTCTGAGCAGCTGGGCCAG GATCAGTATGGGAACTACGTCATCCAGCATGTCCTGGAGCACGGTCGCCCCGAGGACAAGAGCAAGATCGTGGCGGAGGTGCGGGGCAAGGTCCTGGCCTTGAGCCAGCATAAGTTTGCCAG tAATGTGGTGGAGAAGTGCGTCATCCACTCCTCCCGCGCTGAGAGGGCGCTGTTGATCGATGAGGTGTGTTGCCAGAAGGACGGTCCGCACAGCGCGCTCTATACCATGATGAAGGACCAGTACGCCAACTATGTGGTGCAGAGGATGATCGATATGGCCGAGCCTGCCCAGCGCAAAATCATCATGCATAAG ATCCGGCCACATATTGCTACCCTCCGTAAGTACACCTACGGTAAGCACATCCTGGCCAAGCTGGAGAAGTACTACATGAAGAGTGGCTCGGACCTGGGACCGATTGGGGGCCCCACCAATGGCTTGATGTAG
- the pum2 gene encoding pumilio homolog 2 isoform X3, translating into MSVPCSILGMNDVAWQETRGGMLHTNGAPETVGVRVHSGASLAAVSVQGPGGTHPLQGMDRGTNPTPGTPQPPLSGRSQDDATVGYFFQRQPGEQLGGCTTSKHRWPTGDGNHVDQVRAQDEMNYDFQALALESRGMGELLPAKKLWESDELPKDGRKGMLLGEEWRENAWGSSHHSVSQPIMVQRRPGQGFHGNGDANSVLSPRSEGGGLGVSMVEYVLSSSPGDKMDGRYRNGGFGGGDGDPDGREKGDPIDKTSPFEEDKSAEMKVGEEGDSKSNGRGLLNGMDRDCKDFNPTPGSRQASPTEAVERMGPSQSGLEMMSQHHALQAAAAAAQAAANAAAAAAAAAAYKPPQQQEDVQGQEQQGLGGMEQQGGVEALQFDYAGNQIQVDSSGTPVGLFDYNSGQQLFQRSNHLTVQQLTAAQQQQYALAAAQQSHLGLAPAFVPNPYIINAPPGADPYTAAGLAAAATLAGPTVVPPQYYGVPWGVYPANLFQQQAAAAANHNANQQANNQGQPGQQQTDTDVGWGWRQPAAICVFNKVMRAGNNQRPLTPGQGGQSQQESLAAAAAANPALAFASMPGYQVLAPAAYYDQNGALVMGPGVGRSGQVRLVQTPLLINPAAAQAAAAASASGSGNNMSGPGNGLYRSMGCQQPQQQQQQQQQQQQQQQQLPPSSGLPSSSFYGSGTPTSQSSSLFSHTSPAQQQQPPPSSSLGFSGTGGSLGVGLGSALGGFGSSVGSSSNSSVSRRDSLLPSSDLYKRGGGSSLTPIGQPFYNSLGYSSSPSPIGLTPGHSPLTPPPSLPSSHGSSSSLPLGGLTNGSGRYISAAPGAEAKYRSTGGSASSLFSSSSQLFPPSSRPRYSRSDVMPSGRSRLLEDFRNNRFPNLQLRDLPGHMVEFSQDQHGSRFIQQKLERATPAERQMVFGEILQAAYQLMTDVFGNYVIQKFFEFGSADQKLALATRIRGHVLPLALQMYGCRVIQKALESISSDQQSDIVRELDGHVLKCVKDQNGNHVVQKCIECVQPQALQFIIDAFQGQVFVLSTHPYGCRVIQRILEHCTQEQTLPILEELHQHSEQLGQKYQGVSLEMTHKTYHTGSSDALFKDQYGNYVIQHVLEHGRPEDKSKIVAEVRGKVLALSQHKFASNVVEKCVIHSSRAERALLIDEVCCQKDGPHSALYTMMKDQYANYVVQRMIDMAEPAQRKIIMHKIRPHIATLRKYTYGKHILAKLEKYYMKSGSDLGPIGGPTNGLM; encoded by the exons CGCTGGCCCACTGGGGATGGCAACCATGTCGATCAG GTGCGTGCTCAGGATGAGATGAACTACGATTTCCAGGCCCTGGCTCTAGAGTCTCGTGGGATGGGCGAG ctgcTGCCAGCTAAAAAGCTGTGGGAATCGGACGAGCTGCCCAAAGATGGAAGGAAAGGGATGCTCCtgggagaagagtggagagagaacgCTTGGGGATCCTCCC ACCACTCCGTATCACAGCCCATCATGGTGCAGAGGCGACCTGGCCAGGGTTTCCACGGGAACGGTGATGCCAACTCGGTGCTGTCCCCGCGCTCGGAGGGCGGCGGCCTGGGTGTCAGCATGGTGGAGTACGTGCTCAGCTCCTCCCCCGGTGACAAGATGGACGGACGCTACCGCAACGGAGGCTTC ggCGGAGGAGACGGGGACCCGGACGGCCGAGAGAAGGGTGACCCCATAGACAAAACATCCCCGTTTGAGGAAGACAAGAGTGCTGAGATGAAAGTGGGCGAGGAGGGCGACTCCAAGTCCAACGGGAGAGGCCTACTCAACGGCATGGACCGCGACTGCAAAGACTTCAA CCCCACCCCTGGTAGCCGACAGGCCTCCCCCACCGAGGCCGTGGAGCGCATGGGCCCGAGCCAGAGCGGGCTGGAGATGATGAGCCAGCACCATGCGCTGCAGGCCGCGGCCGCAGCCGCTCAGGCCGCCGCCAACGCTGCAGCAGCCGCGGCCGCTGCCGCAGCCTACAAGCCCCCCCAGCAACAAGAGGACGTCCAGGGCCAGGAGCAACAGGGGCTGGGCGGCATGGAGCAGCAGGGCGGCGTGGAGGCGCTGCAGTTCGACTATGCCGGCAACCAGATCCAGGTGGACTCCTCCGGCACCCCCGTGGGCCTGTTCGACTACAACTCGGGCCAGCAG CTGTTCCAGAGATCCAACCACCTGACTGTCCAGCAGCTGAccgcagcccagcagcagcagtacgCCCTGGCCGCTGCTCAACAATCACACCTCG gcctTGCTCCAGCGTTCGTGCCAAACCCTTACATCATTAATGCTCCGCCTGGTGCTGATCCCTACACCGCTGCTGGCCTGGCCGCAGCTGCCACACTCGCAG GTCCTACAGTCGTGCCGCCACAGTACTATGGAGTTCCATGGGGTGTGTACCCAGCCAACCTTTTCCAACAACAGGCTGCAGCAGCTGCCAATCACAATGCTAACCAACAGGCTAACAATCAAGGACAGCCTGGACAGCAACAG ACTGATACtgatgtggggtgggggtggcggcaGCCAGCAGCAATCTGTGTGTTTAATAag gTGATGCGTGCAGGAAACAACCAGCGCCCTCTGACCCCAGGCCAAGGTGGGCAGAGCCAGCAGGAGTCTCTGGCAGCCGCGGCGGCGGCCAATCCTGCCCTGGCCTTCGCCAGCATGCCAG GCTACCAGGTTCTGGCTCCAGCAGCCTACTACGACCAGAACGGGGCGCTGGTGATGGGTCCTGGAGTGGGCCGGAGTGGACAGGTCCGGCTGGTGCAGACCCCCCTCCTGATCAACCCGGCCGCTGCTCAGGCCG ccGCAGCGGCGTCCGCCTCTGGCTCCGGCAACAACATGTCAGGCCCGGGCAACGGCCTGTACCGCTCCATGGGCTGCCAGCAGccccagcaacagcagcagcaacagcagcagcagcagcagcagcaacaacagctgCCCCCCTCCAGCGGCCTGCCCTCCAGCTCCTTCTACGGCTCCGGCACGCCCACCTCCCAGAGCAGCTCGCTCTTCTCCCACACCTCGCccgcgcagcagcagcagcccccgcCCAGCTCCTCGCTGGGCTTCAGCGGCACCGGGGGTTCGCTGGGGGTGGGCCTGGGCTCAGCGCTGGGCGGGTTCGGATCCTCAG tGGGCAGCTCTAGCAACAGCAGCGTGTCTCGCCGCGACTCCCTGCTGCCCAGCTCTGACCTCTACAAgcgcggcggcggcagcagcctGACCCCCATTGGCCAGCCCTTCTACAACAGCCTTGGCTACTCCTCCTCACCCAGCCCCATCGGCCTGACCCCGGGACACTCCCCGCTCACCCCGCCACCCTCCCTGCCGTCCTCCCACGggtcctcctccagcctccccCTGG GTGGTCTGACCAACGGCAGCGGGCGTTACATTTCCGCGGCCCCGGGGGCGGAGGCCAAGTACCGCAGCACGGGCGGCAGTGCCTCCAGCCTCTTCAGCTCCAGCAGTCAGCTGTTCCCGCCCTCGTCGCGGCCGCGCTACAGCCGCTCGGACGTCATGCCGTCCGGCCGCAGCCGCCTGCTCGAGGACTTCCGCAACAACCGTTTCCCCAACCTTCAGCTGCGCGACCTGCCCGGCCACATGGTGGAGTTCTCCCAGGACCAGCACGGCTCCAG GTTTATCCAGCAGAAGCTGGAGCGCGCCACCCCAGCGGAGAGGCAGATGGTGTTCGGTGAGATCCTGCAGGCCGCCTACCAGCTCATGACTGACGTCTTTGGGAACTACGTCATCCAGAAGTTCTTTGAG TTTGGCAGTGCGGATCAGAAGCTCGCGCTGGCGACGCGTATCCGTGGGCACGTGCTGCCCCTTGCCCTGCAGATGTATGGCTGCCGCGTCATCCAGAAGGCCCTGGAATCCATCTCCTCCGACCAGCAG AGTGACATTGTGCGAGAGCTGGATGGCCACGTGCTCAAGTGTGTGAAAGACCAGAACGGAAACCATGTGGTGCAGAAGTGCATCGAGTGTGTGCAGCCCCAAGCTCTGCAGTTCATTATTGACGCCTTCCAGGGACAG gtTTTTGTGCTGTCCACCCACCCGTATGGCTGCAGGGTGATCCAGCGCATTCTGGAGCACTGCACCCAGGAGCAGACCCTGCCCATCCTGGAGGAGCTGCACCAGCACTCTGAGCAGCTGGGCCAG AAGTATCAAGGCGTTTCATTGGAGatgacacacaaaacatatcaTACAGGGTCCAGCGATGCGCTCTTCAAG GATCAGTATGGGAACTACGTCATCCAGCATGTCCTGGAGCACGGTCGCCCCGAGGACAAGAGCAAGATCGTGGCGGAGGTGCGGGGCAAGGTCCTGGCCTTGAGCCAGCATAAGTTTGCCAG tAATGTGGTGGAGAAGTGCGTCATCCACTCCTCCCGCGCTGAGAGGGCGCTGTTGATCGATGAGGTGTGTTGCCAGAAGGACGGTCCGCACAGCGCGCTCTATACCATGATGAAGGACCAGTACGCCAACTATGTGGTGCAGAGGATGATCGATATGGCCGAGCCTGCCCAGCGCAAAATCATCATGCATAAG ATCCGGCCACATATTGCTACCCTCCGTAAGTACACCTACGGTAAGCACATCCTGGCCAAGCTGGAGAAGTACTACATGAAGAGTGGCTCGGACCTGGGACCGATTGGGGGCCCCACCAATGGCTTGATGTAG
- the pum2 gene encoding pumilio homolog 2 isoform X2, whose product MSVPCSILGMNDVAWQETRGGMLHTNGAPETVGVRVHSGASLAAVSVQGPGGTHPLQGMDRGTNPTPGTPQPPLSGRSQDDATVGYFFQRQPGEQLGGCTTSKHRWPTGDGNHVDQVRAQDEMNYDFQALALESRGMGELLPAKKLWESDELPKDGRKGMLLGEEWRENAWGSSHHSVSQPIMVQRRPGQGFHGNGDANSVLSPRSEGGGLGVSMVEYVLSSSPGDKMDGRYRNGGFGGGDGDPDGREKGDPIDKTSPFEEDKSAEMKVGEEGDSKSNGRGLLNGMDRDCKDFNPTPGSRQASPTEAVERMGPSQSGLEMMSQHHALQAAAAAAQAAANAAAAAAAAAAYKPPQQQEDVQGQEQQGLGGMEQQGGVEALQFDYAGNQIQVDSSGTPVGLFDYNSGQQLFQRSNHLTVQQLTAAQQQQYALAAAQQSHLGLAPAFVPNPYIINAPPGADPYTAAGLAAAATLAGPTVVPPQYYGVPWGVYPANLFQQQAAAAANHNANQQANNQGQPGQQQTDTDVGWGWRQPAAICVFNKVMRAGNNQRPLTPGQGGQSQQESLAAAAAANPALAFASMPGYQVLAPAAYYDQNGALVMGPGVGRSGQVRLVQTPLLINPAAAQAAAAASASGSGNNMSGPGNGLYRSMGCQQPQQQQQQQQQQQQQQQQLPPSSGLPSSSFYGSGTPTSQSSSLFSHTSPAQQQQPPPSSSLGFSGTGGSLGVGLGSALGGFGSSVGSSSNSSVSRRDSLLPSSDLYKRGGGSSLTPIGQPFYNSLGYSSSPSPIGLTPGHSPLTPPPSLPSSHGSSSSLPLGGLTNGSGRYISAAPGAEAKYRSTGGSASSLFSSSSQLFPPSSRPRYSRSDVMPSGRSRLLEDFRNNRFPNLQLRDLPGHMVEFSQDQHGSRFIQQKLERATPAERQMVFGEILQAAYQLMTDVFGNYVIQKFFEFGSADQKLALATRIRGHVLPLALQMYGCRVIQKALESISSDQQVISDIVRELDGHVLKCVKDQNGNHVVQKCIECVQPQALQFIIDAFQGQVFVLSTHPYGCRVIQRILEHCTQEQTLPILEELHQHSEQLGQYQGVSLEMTHKTYHTGSSDALFKDQYGNYVIQHVLEHGRPEDKSKIVAEVRGKVLALSQHKFASNVVEKCVIHSSRAERALLIDEVCCQKDGPHSALYTMMKDQYANYVVQRMIDMAEPAQRKIIMHKIRPHIATLRKYTYGKHILAKLEKYYMKSGSDLGPIGGPTNGLM is encoded by the exons CGCTGGCCCACTGGGGATGGCAACCATGTCGATCAG GTGCGTGCTCAGGATGAGATGAACTACGATTTCCAGGCCCTGGCTCTAGAGTCTCGTGGGATGGGCGAG ctgcTGCCAGCTAAAAAGCTGTGGGAATCGGACGAGCTGCCCAAAGATGGAAGGAAAGGGATGCTCCtgggagaagagtggagagagaacgCTTGGGGATCCTCCC ACCACTCCGTATCACAGCCCATCATGGTGCAGAGGCGACCTGGCCAGGGTTTCCACGGGAACGGTGATGCCAACTCGGTGCTGTCCCCGCGCTCGGAGGGCGGCGGCCTGGGTGTCAGCATGGTGGAGTACGTGCTCAGCTCCTCCCCCGGTGACAAGATGGACGGACGCTACCGCAACGGAGGCTTC ggCGGAGGAGACGGGGACCCGGACGGCCGAGAGAAGGGTGACCCCATAGACAAAACATCCCCGTTTGAGGAAGACAAGAGTGCTGAGATGAAAGTGGGCGAGGAGGGCGACTCCAAGTCCAACGGGAGAGGCCTACTCAACGGCATGGACCGCGACTGCAAAGACTTCAA CCCCACCCCTGGTAGCCGACAGGCCTCCCCCACCGAGGCCGTGGAGCGCATGGGCCCGAGCCAGAGCGGGCTGGAGATGATGAGCCAGCACCATGCGCTGCAGGCCGCGGCCGCAGCCGCTCAGGCCGCCGCCAACGCTGCAGCAGCCGCGGCCGCTGCCGCAGCCTACAAGCCCCCCCAGCAACAAGAGGACGTCCAGGGCCAGGAGCAACAGGGGCTGGGCGGCATGGAGCAGCAGGGCGGCGTGGAGGCGCTGCAGTTCGACTATGCCGGCAACCAGATCCAGGTGGACTCCTCCGGCACCCCCGTGGGCCTGTTCGACTACAACTCGGGCCAGCAG CTGTTCCAGAGATCCAACCACCTGACTGTCCAGCAGCTGAccgcagcccagcagcagcagtacgCCCTGGCCGCTGCTCAACAATCACACCTCG gcctTGCTCCAGCGTTCGTGCCAAACCCTTACATCATTAATGCTCCGCCTGGTGCTGATCCCTACACCGCTGCTGGCCTGGCCGCAGCTGCCACACTCGCAG GTCCTACAGTCGTGCCGCCACAGTACTATGGAGTTCCATGGGGTGTGTACCCAGCCAACCTTTTCCAACAACAGGCTGCAGCAGCTGCCAATCACAATGCTAACCAACAGGCTAACAATCAAGGACAGCCTGGACAGCAACAG ACTGATACtgatgtggggtgggggtggcggcaGCCAGCAGCAATCTGTGTGTTTAATAag gTGATGCGTGCAGGAAACAACCAGCGCCCTCTGACCCCAGGCCAAGGTGGGCAGAGCCAGCAGGAGTCTCTGGCAGCCGCGGCGGCGGCCAATCCTGCCCTGGCCTTCGCCAGCATGCCAG GCTACCAGGTTCTGGCTCCAGCAGCCTACTACGACCAGAACGGGGCGCTGGTGATGGGTCCTGGAGTGGGCCGGAGTGGACAGGTCCGGCTGGTGCAGACCCCCCTCCTGATCAACCCGGCCGCTGCTCAGGCCG ccGCAGCGGCGTCCGCCTCTGGCTCCGGCAACAACATGTCAGGCCCGGGCAACGGCCTGTACCGCTCCATGGGCTGCCAGCAGccccagcaacagcagcagcaacagcagcagcagcagcagcagcaacaacagctgCCCCCCTCCAGCGGCCTGCCCTCCAGCTCCTTCTACGGCTCCGGCACGCCCACCTCCCAGAGCAGCTCGCTCTTCTCCCACACCTCGCccgcgcagcagcagcagcccccgcCCAGCTCCTCGCTGGGCTTCAGCGGCACCGGGGGTTCGCTGGGGGTGGGCCTGGGCTCAGCGCTGGGCGGGTTCGGATCCTCAG tGGGCAGCTCTAGCAACAGCAGCGTGTCTCGCCGCGACTCCCTGCTGCCCAGCTCTGACCTCTACAAgcgcggcggcggcagcagcctGACCCCCATTGGCCAGCCCTTCTACAACAGCCTTGGCTACTCCTCCTCACCCAGCCCCATCGGCCTGACCCCGGGACACTCCCCGCTCACCCCGCCACCCTCCCTGCCGTCCTCCCACGggtcctcctccagcctccccCTGG GTGGTCTGACCAACGGCAGCGGGCGTTACATTTCCGCGGCCCCGGGGGCGGAGGCCAAGTACCGCAGCACGGGCGGCAGTGCCTCCAGCCTCTTCAGCTCCAGCAGTCAGCTGTTCCCGCCCTCGTCGCGGCCGCGCTACAGCCGCTCGGACGTCATGCCGTCCGGCCGCAGCCGCCTGCTCGAGGACTTCCGCAACAACCGTTTCCCCAACCTTCAGCTGCGCGACCTGCCCGGCCACATGGTGGAGTTCTCCCAGGACCAGCACGGCTCCAG GTTTATCCAGCAGAAGCTGGAGCGCGCCACCCCAGCGGAGAGGCAGATGGTGTTCGGTGAGATCCTGCAGGCCGCCTACCAGCTCATGACTGACGTCTTTGGGAACTACGTCATCCAGAAGTTCTTTGAG TTTGGCAGTGCGGATCAGAAGCTCGCGCTGGCGACGCGTATCCGTGGGCACGTGCTGCCCCTTGCCCTGCAGATGTATGGCTGCCGCGTCATCCAGAAGGCCCTGGAATCCATCTCCTCCGACCAGCAGGTAATT AGTGACATTGTGCGAGAGCTGGATGGCCACGTGCTCAAGTGTGTGAAAGACCAGAACGGAAACCATGTGGTGCAGAAGTGCATCGAGTGTGTGCAGCCCCAAGCTCTGCAGTTCATTATTGACGCCTTCCAGGGACAG gtTTTTGTGCTGTCCACCCACCCGTATGGCTGCAGGGTGATCCAGCGCATTCTGGAGCACTGCACCCAGGAGCAGACCCTGCCCATCCTGGAGGAGCTGCACCAGCACTCTGAGCAGCTGGGCCAG TATCAAGGCGTTTCATTGGAGatgacacacaaaacatatcaTACAGGGTCCAGCGATGCGCTCTTCAAG GATCAGTATGGGAACTACGTCATCCAGCATGTCCTGGAGCACGGTCGCCCCGAGGACAAGAGCAAGATCGTGGCGGAGGTGCGGGGCAAGGTCCTGGCCTTGAGCCAGCATAAGTTTGCCAG tAATGTGGTGGAGAAGTGCGTCATCCACTCCTCCCGCGCTGAGAGGGCGCTGTTGATCGATGAGGTGTGTTGCCAGAAGGACGGTCCGCACAGCGCGCTCTATACCATGATGAAGGACCAGTACGCCAACTATGTGGTGCAGAGGATGATCGATATGGCCGAGCCTGCCCAGCGCAAAATCATCATGCATAAG ATCCGGCCACATATTGCTACCCTCCGTAAGTACACCTACGGTAAGCACATCCTGGCCAAGCTGGAGAAGTACTACATGAAGAGTGGCTCGGACCTGGGACCGATTGGGGGCCCCACCAATGGCTTGATGTAG